In Spirochaetales bacterium, the following are encoded in one genomic region:
- a CDS encoding GGDEF domain-containing protein, whose protein sequence is MQFYTTKENDVLRNRLKDLSETDLLTGANNRRFFYTYLDLEIKRQRSHIKYGNANDINVGIAMIDFDDVKNINDTYGHLVGDRVLEDAARITKEALFERDISCRYGGEEFVILFTSTSKSGAMIAIEKIRRTMEDYQFGIGEKPLPEKVIISIGFASFDEESDLYRLLEAKSRGKNRVISA, encoded by the coding sequence ATGCAGTTCTACACGACTAAGGAAAACGATGTCCTGCGAAACCGGCTCAAGGATTTGTCCGAGACGGACCTCCTGACAGGTGCAAATAACAGACGGTTTTTCTATACATATCTGGATCTTGAGATAAAACGCCAAAGGAGCCATATTAAGTACGGAAACGCTAACGATATCAACGTCGGAATTGCGATGATTGATTTCGACGACGTCAAAAATATCAATGACACATACGGACACCTCGTCGGCGATCGCGTCCTTGAGGATGCGGCCCGTATAACTAAAGAGGCATTGTTTGAAAGGGATATCTCCTGCCGTTATGGAGGCGAGGAATTCGTCATTCTTTTTACAAGTACATCAAAGTCGGGCGCAATGATCGCGATCGAAAAAATCAGAAGGACTATGGAAGATTATCAGTTCGGTATAGGCGAAAAACCGCTTCCTGAAAAGGTAATCATCAGCATCGGGTTTGCAAGCTTTGATGAAGAATCCGATCTCTACAGGCTTCTCGAAGCAAAATCAAGGGGAAAAAACAGGGTAATAAGCGCATAG